The following nucleotide sequence is from Harpia harpyja isolate bHarHar1 chromosome 7, bHarHar1 primary haplotype, whole genome shotgun sequence.
TATCAGGTCTGCCTTTGTGGGGACGTGTTTACTGTGTCAGACCAAGTGTGAAGGTTGAAATCTCTGTGGCACTGTGGGAAGCCTCTGCAATTACAGGCAAGAGCTGTTCCAGGTGTTCTGTTCAGTGGCTTTTACCCTGTTATATGCAGTGGTATACCTAGTGTGCCTTTGCTTTATATACATCATGGAAATAGCTCTTGCATCCCTATTCCATATTGAATTGTCCTATTAACAGCCTTAATGGTAATACCATTGTAAGCCTAATGGCTTCTGTTATCCTGTGCAGGTGACTCCTCTACAAATTGGAGGTGGTCTGGCAAGGTGAGTAGGATGATGGTTTGAAAGATGGCTTATTCGCATTCTcttaaatgtgtttctcttttcttACCAGGTTTTCGATAACTATGCTGTAACAGTGATGATTGGAGGAGAGCCTTACACCCTAGGCCTCTTTGATACTGCAGGTGAGAAATCAAATGCTTGTGTCATTGTAACTGCCCAAGATGTAGTTGAGGTGGTGTTGAACATGAAGACATACAGTTGgttcttttcccctttcattaaaaaaaaataaaaataaatctttcctgaTTCTTCATTCCTGACCTTTGGAGAGTTGCAAAAttgagtttattaaaaaaatcccaaacaacatacaaacaaaaacaaacaacaaaaaaacaaaacaagaaaatcttcTACTTGTTTTAGAGCTGTTTTATTTTGTGACACCAGATGACAACTTTCAAGCTTTCACCTCTAATCTAGGTGATACCTGAAAGATAAGGGGGTTctatgtttttaaacaaaattaaaggaGAAGATTGCGTTGAATAAAATATGTGaattgtttgtggttttggtaTAGTAAATAGCCTATTTTTTGATGAAATGTTACGACAGAATGACTGACATTAGAACATCTTAGATGTGCATGTGGCATGTCTCTGCATTCCTAACATGGATGAAATCAGAATGTTATGTGGAGTTTCATAAGCCTTCTCgctgtgtgctttttttaaattaaagataaatCTGCAGGCTGCTTTTTTTATGGTTATTAGACTGTATCTCAGTTTCTGGCTGGAGGAATGTATAATGATTAAACAGCTAAACACATTGCTTTGCGCTTGTAAAAGTTTAGCAAGAAAGGGTAGAAACTGGTTCAACTGCTAGTTACCCAGTCCCCAACCTGTAATAATACCAAAGTGGTATGGCAGCATCTGGCATTGTAAACTCTGCTTCAAGAAAGTCCTTCCAGAGAGTTTAGTTGATAAGCTGTTACCTAAAATAGTCTTGATAGAACTTTAATCTGACTGTTTCCAGCTGTATTCTTACAGATGCATCATTAGTGTCCTATTTGATTAATGAAAAAATCTTGGGCTTCCAATTAAACACTGTAGCTTCAATTAGCTCTTCACATTCTCCTCCCAAATGTGATTTGTGTGTTAGTTATTGCACACTCCCTAGTTCTTGGAATAAGGAGTTAAGTAGAGAAGTGTCTCCTTCCTGACACACATTGTGTAGGCTGCTGCAGGGACCACTACTTACATGGGTCTCAACTATAGCATTCTGGCTTCTTTTTTGTATCCATTCTGCATGGATACAAGCTGTGTTAGGTCCTTCTCTGCCTGTTTCCCTGCTGAGGTCTTCTGGGTTCAGGCCTCTGGAAACTGGTGTGTGTAGATATGCATATCCATGTACTGTTCATTAGCATGAGTGTAGTAACCCATCTGGTAATTCTGAAAACTTACCAAGTGACTTTAGTGCATGTAGGTGACTCTATGTACTTGTGAATATAAAGGCTTTCCTTTTGGAGCTGGGGTTCTGAAGTGGGAGGCTTTTGTTCTTTAAAGGTCACCTGCTTTTTGCTAACTAGTAGCTAGCACAAGTTACAGAACTTAACAATGGATAAACCCCCTATTACTAACTGTCAAATTAAGAAAACCCACAGAACAAACAACCTAAAagtctttgttttgaatttttcctAGGAAGACAAAGCTTTTTGGAGTAGTCTGTTAATGGCTACAAGATATTTTGGTCAGTGCTTAGCTCTTCTGTGTCCAGCCAAGCATGATAGCTGTAACAAGCTGTTTAGACCTCCATCTTCAAACTGTAGATCTTCATCTACTGAGATGTCCCAGGTGTTGAGTCATCTCCTTCAAGATCTCAGAGGTCTTTGTCCTGTATGAGAGGCAAGAGAGCATCCGGTGAAATCTGGGACATTTTGAACAAGTGTTTCTGATTTGGTTGCCAGCAAGTAAGGCAGCTCCTTTAGTGCCAGGTTTGCTTTCTAAAAAGAGTGCTACTGAACTGAGATGAGGAGGTTTAAGAATTTGCTCAGGCAGTTGGGCTGGGGGGTCAGTGCTACTGGTGTCCTGCAGGGACTGCCTGCTCTCTTACGGACCCAAAGGAAAGAGCCTGGCTTCCTCTGAAGCACAGCTCGCACTGGGACTTCAGTGTGTTTTTAGGGGAATGCTGCTAGACAGCCTGAATGCACTTCGAATGTTTGGGTTCAGGGCATCTGTGTTTCCTGAAGAGTTAGGATTAATCACAATAATGCTGTTGTGCTGGGATATGCATTCTAACCACCTGTAAAGGGCAGTATTTCATTGTCTGGGTCTAATACTGCAttaattttctcctcttctagGTCAGGAAGACTATGATAGATTACGACCCCTCAGCTATCCACAGACAGATGTATTTCTGGTCTGTTTTTCAGTGGTGTCTCCttcttcatttgaaaatgtgaaagaaaaggtTGGTTGAACTCTGCCAGAAAAGGGAGCTGCTGCATTGATTTCAGAAATACATGAGGAGTTATCTTAGGTGATTAGTAACAAATACTGTGTCTTCTCTGTCTTTAGTGGGTACCTGAAATTACTCACcactgtccaaagactcctttcCTGCTTGTTGGGACCCAAATTGATCTAAGAGATGATCCCTCAACAATTGAGAAACTTGCCAAGAACAAGCAGAAGCCCATAACTCCAGAGACGGCTGAAAAACTGGCCCGGGACCTGAAGGCTGTCAAATATGTGGAATGCTCTGCACTTACGCAGGTGAGGATTGGTCTTTGACCATTTTTGCTTGCTTGTATTCCATGCTTTTTTCAGTTAAGGGGAAGACCAGCTCAATATGGATGTGAAAGGTTATGAGCTCTGTTTCTGCTGGTGAGACAGTAGCTTTCTCTTTGTCCTGTTGTTCtagggcacaaggagttggcagtGGTAGAAAGAAGATCAGCCTGTGAAGATTAGGCATAGTGTAGAGAGGTGATGGAGGAGGATGTGCTTgctgtgtttgcttttgtgttGAAGGAAAATAGCTATTGAAAACTTAAAGGTGCGTTAAGGACAGTAAATGGGTTAGGACGCAGGATGCAGCTCACTACTGAAGAgagcaggcaaagaaaaaaccTCTCAGAAAAGTCAGTTCTGGTACTTCTAAGACTAGAAGAAGCCTTCATACTTCAgagcttctttcttttcctgtgcaGTCAGTGGTGAGCTATGTTTTCTCTGTCCGCCTTAAGATGGAAGCTGTGTTGAAAATGAAGTAGTTCCTAAGACATAAACGTGGTGATGTTGTGTGAACTAACTTGTGACCATGAGTCTAAGGCCAACTGAAGTAGCTGATTTGAGGCCAGGAAACCTGATTATCCTTTCCCTTCAAGGTAGGAATACTAGGCTGGGGTAGATGGGAGCCATCGGCTGGCTAGCTGGTGCGTCGCCTTGACTTTGGATGCCCTGGGAACTTAATCTTGCGTGCCTACTCTTGCAGAATTGACTACAACTCTCTCGCAATTTCCTTAATGCTACTCTGTAAAGAATTTGTCCCTACCTGATGTGCATGGAACTAGGCGTGCACAGTATCAAGTACCTCactcttttcagttttgttctgcaTTCATCTCTAGTATCTTGAGCACAAAGCTTTAATTGCTAAACTTCATGAAGCCTGAAGTTCTGCTTATCTTGCACCTTTTGCCCAGATTGCATGTTGACTCTTCCGTTTGGGATCCTGAGACTTTTTTTGTAACAAAGCTTTGCCTGAGTGTTTGCTGAGAAGAGGCTTTTGGTGGAATTGTGCAGGACACTGGCACTGAAAGTGTTGTGGTGAGGCATACTGCAGTTCATCCTGGGAATCCCTAATCAAAAGGTGGTCTTGGCTGTGCTTCGTTACTGCCCACATGCAAGTTGAGGGTTATTTGTGCTTGTGCTGTAATTCTCCTAGATCCATTCAGTCCCAAAATACCATTTTAGATAGTGTCTGGCACATCCTGAATGCTGCCGCTAACTAGGCTGTAGAACCTGCTAGTTGGATAAATACATACCAGGACTTTTTGTCCTCTGTTGCTCACTGAGACTGTTTCCTCTGTAGCTTTAAACTTGCCTTGTTTAGTCTGCTCACATTGCATAGAAGCACTTAGAATTACCAGAGTAAGAGCTGATATGattaaaaatttcagtgtttatccattctttttatttccagataGACTAAACTGTATCTGTTGCAGAGAACAGCTTTATGCCCTTGGAAGCTCAGCCTGAATTTCTTCCAGAGCACTAGTGCTTGTATACCCATTGATGGTTTTAGGAATCAAGAGTAACCTGGGAGGAGGGTTCAGAAGCCTTCTCACCTGGAAGACTAGTTGGTTTGCATCTGCTCtattcttctttcttcatttgttGTTGACTCACCTTACAAAACACCTTTTTCCTCAATCTGTCAGTAACAGCTGCCAAACAGAAATGTAGATTATCTGTGAAGAGTTGTTTGAATTTCCCGGCAGTGATCTAGCTGGCAGCTTGCTAAACACAGAAGTCGGCTGGCTTTCCTAGCTAGGAGGGTTGTTCTCCTACCTGCAAGGCAATGTTGTGGTGGCTGGTTTCAACTGAAGCTACACTCAGCTGGGTAGTTCAATCTCTCTTTACCTTGGCTTCTGTCTACACAGCTCACCTCAGCAGTCTagggtggttttttccttctgaactaATTTACAGATTACTTTGACACCACGGTAGCAAGTAATCATAAAATCATGGAGCCagagcatgttttttttttcctgggaggaaGAATTTGCTTGTCTGTGTGGAAGGGTCGATGTTCTGAAAGTACTAGGTGAGTTGTAAGAGGCCGAGTTTGAGCCTTTTCTGTAAAGACAGAATATCATCTTCTCCCTGTGTTTGGGTGACTGCAGTACTGAGGAGTCAGTTCTTATGGCTGCCTTTCCTCAGGTTGTGGAATCCCTTATTGTGACGAAGGCACTTTCAATGTCTGTTTTCAACCTTTCTCTACAAAATAGCACCCAATACCACTGTAAAAAGTGGGTAACACTTTGCTATTAGGAAAGGGTGACTGACACAGATTACAATTAAAATGATTGTTGCTTCTCTTACATTTAAGAGTTAAGTGTCTGAGTGAACATTCTGAAGCTCAACGCTAGTACCTAACACAAAGCAGAACTTCTGaattcagttccttttttcccccctgatgCTGGGTTGACAGTTTTGACACAGATTTTTAAACTATCCATGACTGGAGGGGGCAAAAGGAGCTTGAGCTCAACCTGTTCGCCAGTGCAGCACAGGAGCACTGTTACTTTAACCTGAGTATCGAGGTCTGTGTGCCAGTGGTATCAAACATGGTTCCCTTCGCATGGTTACTCTTGTAGCATCCAGGCTTTTAACCCCAGTCCcatttttacaataattttgtCCCTGTCCcgttttttctcctcttcccttatCCCATTTTTTTGCTAGGTCCTTCAAAACAAATCCCAGATTCTGTTCCCTTGaacaaattaatttctcctgtgcaacaggaaaacaaaagaggagTCCCTGAGTAGGACAATCAAGGAAGCATGTTTTCTTGACTCTTGCCCTGCCTGGGTTCTTAATCTATATAATAGTACATAATTGAGTTTATACTACAGCCGTATTCttgcagagaaggaaaatctAATTAGCACTCAGACTTCACATAGGCATTATTTATCAGCAGTCTCTAGCTCTTTTGTCAGCCAGGGTTgcaactcatttaaaaaaaaaaaaaagttgctggggagGATTTACAGAATGATTGTACATGGTGATTTCCTTAACTTCTGTTCTTTCAAGTATAATCTTGCATGTAACGTGATGGACTTAAATGCTTCCAGATGGAATTGCCTGAGAGATTTCCCATGTATGTGCTTCAGTGAAACAAGATTAAAGACCTTCTAAAAGGGATACATCCAGTCTAACCTGTGAGGGAGAAACCAGTTACAtttgaatgatttaaaaaaaaaaaaaaaaatcttaattttgcaAAGGCTACAATTGTTTACAGGAAGTAATTTaagcttttctgtttgtctttagCTGGGATAAAGCAGTTCTTCGGAATTTATGAAGGTTGCACTCATGACAGTAGATTTAGGCGAGTCCAGTTAGCATAAACTGAGCCAGGTTTCACTTCTGGTGTTCATGTGTAACTTGGCAGAGTTGCGTGGGAGTTGTAACACACTGCAGTGTTCCTGTTGTGCTTATAGCAAATGCAACGCATGCTTCGTGCTCCAGTGTAATCCCTGCAGACTCCTTGCAGCTCTGTGACTGCTTGTCTGGTGTTGGATCTCAGTTATTCCAATCCTAACACCGTTTCTGTCTTCCTGTGACTTGAGTGGTTGTTATACTTGCTTTAGTAACTAACTGAATAACTGAAATGCACCATTTCCATGCTGGCTCTCAATGTCAAAATAGCAGCACTGGTAAGGTATTGCATCGCTTCTTAAAAGACCGATAGCCAATGTCTGAAGATGATGATGGCTTACCAGAGAGGTACTGCTTCGATCCCAGATCATGTTTCCCCAGCCATCTGGAGGCCTTCAGTTATTCAGGGGCTGAATTCACAAAGCAGAGTTGTTTGGAGCCGTTGCTCTGGACTAGCTGCCACTGGGGTAGTTGGGAGCAGTAAGTCCGTGCATCTGAGGTGCTTGCTTATCCATGGTGGGTGACTACAAAAGGTTTACCTGACCTTTTGGATCCCTGTGGTGGAGCAGGCTGCTCTCCCCTGTGTATATTCCCCTGTAAACTCCCTCAGTGTATATTCAGCAGTTAAATGGAAACCATCACCTTTTCTGCGGCCCCTCCCACCCCCTTGTTCTTGCCAATTGCCGCTGTGTTTGTGCCTCTGCCCTTCTGGGTGTTCATTTTGTCTAACTTGGTCTGTCACATGTTCTGGCTGTCTCTGACACTGACTTCTGGGTCATCTAAATGAGATTTCCTCCTGGGATCTACTTTGTTTTTTGCAAAGTAAATCTGTTTACTGCCTCTGTGAATTCAGCCTGGTCTATCCTGAATGCTCTTTGTATCTGCTTGTTTTTCTCTAATCCTCTAACCTGGCTgctgttttttctcctcccctctgtcTTGTAGAGAGGTCTGAAGAATGTGTTTGATGAGGCTATCCTAGCTGCCCTCGAGCCTCCGGAAACTCAGCCCAAAAGGAAGTGCTGTATATTCTaaactttctccttcccctcttgctgctgcttcctctgtcCCACTACTGTAGAAACCTGGTTAAAAAGTGAATAAAACCACCTTGATTGAAAGCTGTTGTGTCTGCTTGCCATCTTAGAGCAACCTCTGTATTAGCTCTTGGACTGAAAACAATACTTAAGATCTTTAGTAAAATGTTGTGACTGTGGAACACGAACTGGACTCGCTTAACTCTCTGCTGCTTGGGTTGCCAGATGTGGGTAGCTTTATAATTCAGGCTGTTGGGGGAAAGGATCTGGTTACAtcattatttaaagaaagatcaAAAGAATAAGACATGATGTTTGATCTTCCTGAATCCAACTGGAAGAAAGGATGCGTGTTTTTTTCAATTTCTACTTGTGACTCGTTAACTGTATTTGCATGACAAAAGTACATGAAACAGTGATCTGCAAGTTACGCTGTAATGTGAAGGGTTTTCTGGTTCTCCTTTGTGCAGTGAGATGTTTTTCTGTTGCTATTGCTTTGGCTGTCTGTGCTGTAGTGGAGTATTTGTCAGTCCTTGGGGGGAAGGAAATATCAATGTACTTGCTACTGCTTTATGAACTGTTAAAATTCTTGCTTTCACTAACATGGTAGACCTCTTCATTTCAATAATAGATCCTTAAAGCCTGTTACTGTAAGATGTAAAGCTGCTTCTTACTATTATGcttctgatttttattgttttaaggAGAAAACATCAATTGTAGCTTgtctttaaattttgaaattaaaaattgcagttGTTTGTATAAATGACTGATGAAGCTTTATTCCGATTTGCACTTCCTGGCTTCAGTTTCACACTTAACGCAATGTACAGTACCTGCTTCATACTCCTCCCATCTTGACTTCTCTGATACCATGCACAGCTTCTGGGCTCTACCTGGCTGCTTCTAACCATCGGGCGTTTGGGGCCGGAAGCCTGACCAAAGCGTGTACCAGACCGATCTATCGTTGCATGCTTGCCTTGTGTCTTCTCTCCCCTGACACACGGGTGTTTGCACTGCTGTACCCAGTGTGCTCCAGATCAAGCTCTTGCATTTGAATGCAGCACTTTCTGCTTTGTCATTAGCATGTGAAATGTGTTAATAGCCAACTAATCATAAAAATTGCCTTAAGGAAATGACTTGGTTATGTGTGTTTTGCTTCTTGTGAAGTATACTGGTCTGGTCTCAAAGGATTCGTGTTCCTGTTCAGAAAATCAGATGCAGTGCTAGGGAACTGCTAACCACAGCAGCGCAGCTTGGACAGAGCCTAGCTGAGCAAAGGAGACTCTGGGAGTTGTAGATGGCAAACCTTGATTCGTCATTAGAGGGGTTTGTCTGCCACTTggctttctgtggttttgtttgtgtaaaAACTCAAAAATGAGACTGCCCCTTTCTCTCTTTGCCCCTTTTCAGAAAGGCCTAAAGAATGTATTTGACGAAGCGATATTGGCTGCCCTGGAGCCTCCGGAGCCGAAGAAGACTCGCAGGTGTGTGCTGCTATGAACGTCCCTCCACAGCCCCTTCTGCAAAGCTGGTGTTCGATGTCATACTAAAAGCAATGTTTAAATCAAACTAaagatacaaattttaaaatttgtttttgcaATAATGACAAATGCCCTGCACTCCCATCTCCCCCACACGATCCCTGTGTGAGATGAGAATGTTAGTGTTTATTCCCCAGTGCCCCCTCAATTCAGTTAAACTAGTTAATTTTGAGTAATTATGTATTATCAGAAAACACTGATCAGTActagttttttattttgtttaccgtttctaattttttttgtttaaaatccaGGCATGCTTGTGATGACTTTTTCTGTAACAGACTAATTCTAGGCTGTTTTACTGAAGCCTTGTCCCTTTATGCCAGTCTGGCAAGACTTGGTTCTGGTTTCAAGAACTTCTGGGGCTGTTCTGCAGCCAACCGGCAGCCTGGGTGTGAGCAGACTTTAGTACTCAAGATAAATACAGGAAAGTAAAATGTCCCAAGCTGGTGCTCCTCTAAGGAGGAGTGTAGAAAATGTATCTGCATCTCCTCTGAAGTTGCCTTGTATCTCTTCCCCTGGCTTTCCACTGTGCAGGTCATAAATTTCTACCCCATCCTCTAAGTTATGAAGCCTTAGGAATAGGAGAATCCTTTTCTCGATGCACCATCAGACTTGAAACTAGCTTGCCAGTCTCTTTCTTAATCTTTGACATCATAAGCTTTTGTCACGTGATGAAGAAATAACTGCACCTTTTTAAGCATGCCCAACTGATTCAGTTGGCTTTTAACAAATCCATCTTCTGCCAATCCTTAACTATTAGCAAAACGCTTACAATGACCAGCATGTACACTGCTGTTTGGACATTCTGAAAGGACCTGGTGTATGTTAAGACAAGTCTTGGAGCTGGCCCTGGTGGTGCATCTCTTCCTGGATGGCTTGGCATCCTTCAGGGAGGGGTGGAAAGATAAACCTGTGTCAGTAGGAAGGAACTGCAGGGAGGGGTTTCTAGTGTTTAGTGTGGCACCATATAGGGACCAGTTAAGGGAATcccctttttctgcattttgcttgTACGTAACCTTGAACCTGTAAGATGGGCTCCAGCCCGCTGAGGATTGTGTGCAGGGTCTTTACGTAGACTGACTGCAGTGTTGTAGGGATTTtaccaaaaatatattttggctTGCAAATTCAAAGTTTTTTAAGACTTAGGGAATCTTCTCCATCATCCAAAATTCCAATTTCTTGTAGACTCATTAGTGTTGAACCAATGCTTTTTCATGTCTAAGTTCTTTGTATATGCATTCTTTTCAGATGTATTAAACAAAGTATCTTCACAAGCCTGCCTGAGGGTAGTTATTTCCCTTGCCTTTCTCTTGAGTGTGAAGGACTTGTACATATGACTTTTATCCATTGCAAGCCCCACTCTCCTCCTTGCAAGTTAGTTTGGGTCTTAATGCTTAATCCTGTCAGTTCATGTCTTCCCTTATCTCTGCTGCTGGCCTCAGTTCTGTCAAGATTGCTCAAATCTTTGATGCAGTGTCCTTGCTGTCGTACCCAACTCTGAAGAGAGGGCATAGTGGTTCTTAATGAAAAGAATACTTGTTGTTGTGCATGTTCCCAAATATTAAAAGTTGGCTTTTGGGGGTTACTGGGCTCTTGCACCCCTTCTGTCAAGAATCCAGTCTTTGTGGAAGTTTCCTGTTGTTCCTTGTTCATGAGCAGATAGCAAAAACCCTAAAGGGACAAATGATATCACACCTATTTCTCACCCAAAAGCTCACAGAATTTATTACACCTTTTTGTTAATTCTCCAAAGAAATGGTGAAGTCTTACACTGTTGATGCATAACTTGTATTAATTATTAAAACACATTCCAAAGAGCCTCATTAAaggtcatttttattttaagactcTGACTTGTGGGTGCTGTAATCCAAAAGCTCAGGGTAAAATGTGTGCTTTTCACTTTTCATAGTGATTAGTGCTGCTGTTCAACTTTGCAGTTCAGTTTTTAATTGCTCTCTTCTGTGGGGAGGCTTGGCTGTAGGTCTGTAGGTTGCAGTTGAAAGTACTGCTGGTACTTGTAATGTTTGGTGACAGTTGAACATTGGTGGCTGCTCTGTGTGCTTACAGCAGACTGAAATGGGCTTCTGTACC
It contains:
- the CDC42 gene encoding cell division control protein 42 homolog isoform X2, which gives rise to MQTIKCVVVGDGAVGKTCLLISYTTNKFPSEYVPTVFDNYAVTVMIGGEPYTLGLFDTAGQEDYDRLRPLSYPQTDVFLVCFSVVSPSSFENVKEKWVPEITHHCPKTPFLLVGTQIDLRDDPSTIEKLAKNKQKPITPETAEKLARDLKAVKYVECSALTQRGLKNVFDEAILAALEPPETQPKRKCCIF
- the CDC42 gene encoding cell division control protein 42 homolog isoform X1; the encoded protein is MQTIKCVVVGDGAVGKTCLLISYTTNKFPSEYVPTVFDNYAVTVMIGGEPYTLGLFDTAGQEDYDRLRPLSYPQTDVFLVCFSVVSPSSFENVKEKWVPEITHHCPKTPFLLVGTQIDLRDDPSTIEKLAKNKQKPITPETAEKLARDLKAVKYVECSALTQKGLKNVFDEAILAALEPPEPKKTRRCVLL